Proteins from a single region of Starkeya sp. ORNL1:
- a CDS encoding xanthine dehydrogenase family protein subunit M — translation MRNFSYARATSIDEARVQAALPAHALLAGGTTLLDLAKCGVAEPDTVVDITRLGGLDTIRVDDRGARIGALAKMSHVADHAAIRAQYPAIAEALALAASPQVRNMATIGGNLMQRTRCAYFRDPAAFPACNKRNPGSGCAALGGVTRNHAVLGTSDACIATYPGDLAVALMALDAVIHTSGRSILVEDFFPLPGTTPHRETALEPGELITAVSLPATPAARRSTYLKVRDRQSYEFAAASAAVGLELEADGRTIRELRVALGGVATRPWRARAVECALRGQPLEEARVKEASRLAVEGAIARGDNAYKIDLAPRVVARAILAVGGVA, via the coding sequence ATGAGGAACTTCTCCTACGCCCGCGCCACCTCGATCGACGAGGCCAGGGTCCAGGCCGCCCTGCCCGCTCATGCGCTGCTCGCCGGCGGCACCACGCTGCTCGACCTCGCCAAATGCGGCGTGGCCGAGCCGGACACGGTGGTCGACATCACAAGGCTCGGCGGTCTCGACACCATCCGGGTCGATGATCGCGGCGCCCGTATCGGCGCCCTCGCGAAGATGAGCCACGTCGCCGATCATGCGGCGATCCGGGCGCAATATCCGGCGATCGCGGAAGCGCTGGCGCTGGCCGCCTCGCCGCAGGTCCGCAACATGGCGACGATCGGCGGCAATCTGATGCAGCGCACCCGCTGCGCCTACTTCCGCGATCCCGCCGCTTTCCCCGCCTGCAACAAGCGCAATCCCGGCTCGGGCTGCGCCGCGCTCGGCGGCGTCACCCGCAACCACGCCGTGCTCGGCACCAGCGACGCCTGCATCGCTACCTATCCCGGCGATCTTGCCGTGGCGCTGATGGCACTCGATGCGGTCATCCACACCAGCGGCCGCAGCATCCTGGTCGAGGATTTCTTCCCGCTGCCCGGCACCACGCCGCACCGCGAGACCGCGCTGGAGCCGGGCGAGCTGATTACCGCCGTCAGCCTCCCCGCCACGCCAGCGGCAAGGCGCTCGACCTATCTGAAGGTGCGCGACCGCCAGTCCTATGAGTTCGCCGCGGCGAGCGCTGCCGTCGGCCTCGAACTGGAAGCGGACGGCCGCACCATCCGTGAGCTGCGCGTCGCGCTCGGCGGCGTCGCCACCCGCCCGTGGCGTGCCCGCGCTGTCGAATGCGCGCTGCGTGGCCAGCCGCTGGAAGAAGCCCGCGTCAAGGAGGCCAGCCGCCTCGCCGTCGAGGGCGCCATCGCTCGCGGCGACAATGCCTACAAGATCGATCTGGCGCCTCGCGTCGTCGCGCGCGCCATCCTGGCCGTGGGAGGCGTGGCATGA
- a CDS encoding (2Fe-2S)-binding protein — MTDSVSLQLDINGQMRTLKVEPRVTLLDALRDHLDLTGTKKGCDQGQCGACTVHVDGERMLACLTLAAQVEGRAVTTIEGLSAPGADLHPVQAAFLENDAFQCGYCTPGQIMSAVACIREGHAGSDAEIREYMAGNLCRCGAYPHIVAAVRQAAAHHATEAAR, encoded by the coding sequence ATGACTGATTCCGTTAGCCTGCAGCTCGACATCAACGGGCAGATGCGCACGTTGAAGGTCGAGCCGCGCGTCACCTTGCTCGACGCGCTTCGCGACCATCTGGATCTCACCGGCACCAAGAAGGGGTGCGACCAGGGCCAGTGCGGCGCCTGCACCGTCCATGTCGACGGCGAGCGCATGCTTGCCTGCCTCACGCTCGCTGCGCAGGTCGAAGGCCGCGCTGTCACCACCATCGAGGGCCTGTCCGCGCCCGGCGCCGATCTGCATCCGGTGCAGGCGGCATTCCTGGAGAATGATGCCTTCCAGTGCGGCTACTGCACGCCCGGCCAGATCATGTCGGCCGTCGCCTGCATCCGCGAGGGCCATGCCGGCTCCGACGCCGAGATCCGCGAATACATGGCCGGCAATCTCTGCCGCTGCGGCGCCTATCCGCACATCGTCGCGGCAGTTCGCCAGGCGGCCGCACATCACGCGACGGAGGCCGCACGATGA
- a CDS encoding TetR/AcrR family transcriptional regulator, translating into MRADARRNREKLLAIAAAAFAEHGVNTSLEEIARRAGVGIGTLYRHFPTREHLVETVYRREVDLLCHASEDLARRLPPDEALAEWMQQLVGYTATKRGMSDSLRILFDANSEIFADSPSRIARALETLVAAAVAAGTIRKDVAPSDVLQALFGIYSAPATPDWEPRSRRIVSLIMDGLRWGAPKGRGAQ; encoded by the coding sequence ATGCGGGCCGACGCCCGCCGCAATCGCGAAAAACTTCTCGCGATCGCCGCCGCGGCCTTCGCCGAGCATGGCGTCAACACCTCGCTCGAGGAAATTGCGCGGCGCGCCGGCGTCGGCATCGGCACGCTCTACCGGCATTTTCCGACCCGCGAGCATCTGGTCGAGACCGTCTATCGCCGCGAGGTCGACCTTTTGTGCCACGCGTCCGAGGATCTGGCGCGGCGCCTGCCGCCGGACGAGGCGCTGGCGGAATGGATGCAGCAACTCGTCGGCTACACCGCGACCAAGCGGGGCATGTCGGACAGCCTGCGCATCCTGTTCGACGCCAATTCCGAGATCTTCGCCGATTCACCCAGCCGGATCGCCCGCGCGCTCGAAACCCTCGTTGCGGCCGCCGTTGCGGCAGGCACCATCCGCAAGGACGTCGCGCCGTCGGATGTGCTGCAGGCGCTGTTCGGCATCTATTCCGCCCCGGCCACGCCGGACTGGGAGCCGCGCTCGCGGCGCATCGTCTCGCTGATCATGGACGGGCTGCGCTGGGGAGCGCCGAAGGGCAGGGGCGCGCAGTAG
- a CDS encoding GNAT family N-acetyltransferase gives MLLVRHAKTPDDFVTVHSLLAEMGAWDAETVALLGLSSDDVIPTYYAEDPEALRVCFTSGEAALLLCTDDGVAIGCGGFVGDGRVAEITKIYVRPEARGRGAGRTIMSAMMREIEGKGFHRARLITTEFMVEAQAMYAAFGFQRCANFEPAPASLQPITVYMERTLVREG, from the coding sequence ATGCTGCTGGTCAGACACGCGAAGACACCTGATGATTTCGTAACCGTTCATTCCTTGCTCGCCGAGATGGGAGCGTGGGATGCCGAGACAGTCGCGCTTCTCGGCCTTTCCAGTGACGATGTCATTCCGACCTACTACGCGGAAGACCCGGAAGCCCTGCGGGTTTGTTTCACGAGCGGAGAGGCCGCCTTGCTTCTATGCACCGATGACGGCGTGGCGATCGGCTGTGGCGGTTTCGTCGGCGACGGCAGGGTGGCCGAGATTACGAAAATTTACGTGCGCCCTGAAGCCCGAGGCCGTGGCGCCGGCAGGACCATCATGTCGGCCATGATGCGTGAGATCGAAGGGAAGGGGTTTCACCGCGCCCGGCTGATCACGACGGAATTCATGGTCGAGGCGCAGGCGATGTATGCGGCCTTCGGCTTCCAGCGATGCGCCAATTTCGAGCCTGCGCCCGCGAGCCTGCAGCCGATCACGGTCTATATGGAGCGGACATTGGTCCGGGAAGGTTAG
- a CDS encoding dienelactone hydrolase family protein: MAFYRGMTCENVTISGDRGTPITAYVAKPEGAGPFPGVVLVHHLPGWSEFYIETTRRFAHHGYLAICANLYERAGAGDPDDVAAKVRAEGGVPDAQVVGDTAAAVEWMRAQPEHNGKVGLFGSCSGGRHAFIYACQRDDVDACAELWGGRVVMGTEELNDKTPVAPIDLTKGLSCPLIGIFGNDDRAPSPEQVNQHEAELKRHGKGYEFHRYDGAGHGFFYWHRPIYRPEQAMDGWSKVFAFFDKHLAK, translated from the coding sequence ATGGCATTCTACCGAGGCATGACCTGCGAGAACGTGACCATCAGCGGCGACCGGGGAACCCCGATCACCGCCTATGTGGCCAAGCCGGAAGGTGCGGGGCCGTTTCCAGGCGTGGTACTGGTCCATCATCTCCCCGGCTGGAGCGAGTTCTACATCGAGACGACACGGCGCTTTGCGCATCACGGCTATCTCGCAATCTGCGCCAATCTCTATGAGCGCGCCGGCGCCGGCGACCCGGACGACGTCGCTGCCAAGGTGCGCGCCGAGGGCGGCGTTCCCGATGCGCAGGTGGTCGGCGACACCGCGGCGGCGGTGGAGTGGATGCGCGCCCAGCCCGAGCACAACGGCAAGGTCGGCCTTTTCGGCTCCTGTTCGGGCGGCCGGCACGCCTTCATCTATGCCTGCCAGCGCGACGACGTCGACGCCTGTGCCGAACTCTGGGGCGGCCGCGTGGTGATGGGCACGGAGGAGCTCAACGACAAGACGCCGGTCGCTCCGATCGACCTGACGAAGGGCCTTTCCTGCCCGCTGATCGGCATCTTCGGCAATGATGACCGCGCGCCGAGCCCGGAGCAGGTGAACCAGCACGAGGCCGAACTGAAGAGACACGGCAAGGGTTACGAGTTCCACCGCTATGACGGCGCCGGCCATGGCTTCTTCTATTGGCATCGGCCGATCTACCGGCCCGAGCAGGCCATGGATGGTTGGAGCAAGGTTTTCGCGTTCTTCGACAAGCATCTGGCAAAGTAG